CCCGCGTGCCTTTTGGCAAGTTCCTTAACATGTCTGTGTTTGTATGAGTAAAATGCACTTTACTGCTAGTTCTTTAAATGGTGTTTCAGTTAGTCTTGCCTGCATGCTTCAAAGCTGCTGAATCCTCGTTGCTGACACACCGTATGTTTATTTACAGATGGACACTGGTGCCAGGCAGCTCAAACACAGCTTTTAACAGTCCCAGAAACACCGCGGAGACAATGAGAGTTCGTCTCAAAGGGGATGCAATCTGTACGCTCTTCCTGCTGGTAGCGCTTTGCTCTCTACTCTACTCCCAGCTGGAACATTTAGTCCCGGTAGGAAACAAGGAGCCAACACAGAAGAAGCCTTCAGTAACACCGAAAATACTCTCTGACCCCAGAGCACCTTGGAGACTGATGCCAGCAGAGGCAACAGTACCCAGACCCCAGGTAACTCCCATCGTTAGACGAACAGAAGTGGCCAACGACAGGGTCCAAACTACAACTCCATCCCCGTTGACTGATTCTGCCTTCAACTTCAAGCGCTATCTCCTAGACAAGGATAACAGGAACTTCAATCTCCTCATTAACCAGCCCaagaaatgcaggaaaacacCTGGAGGTCCCTTTCTGCTCATTGTTATCAAATCGGTAGTTGAAGACTTTGACAGACGTGAGATTGTCCGGAAGActtggggcagggagggttTGGTGAATGGGGAGCAGATCCAGCGAGTGTTCCTCCTGGGAACACCAAAGAATAGGACAGTGCTGGCAACATGGGAAACCCTGATCCACCAGGAGAGTCAGACATACCGGGACATTTTACTCTGGGACTTCATGGACACTTTCTTCAATCTGACCCTGAAGGAGATCCATTTCCTGAACTGGGCTGCTGAATTCTGCCACAAcgtgaaatttatttttaaaggtgatGCCGATGTTTTTGTCAACGTCGAGAACATTGTTGACTTCCTGGAGAGACATGACCCCACTGAGGACCTCTTTGTTGGGGACATCATCTACAATGCCCGCCCTATCCGTGTCCGAAAGAGCAAATACTATATCCCAGAGACCATGTATGGGCTAAGCATCTATCCAGCCtatgcaggaggaggagggtttTTGCTGTCCAGCCGCACCATGAGGAAGCTCTCTAGGGCCTGCAGAGAGGTGGAACTCTTCCCCATTGATGATGTCTTTTTGGGCATGTGCTTACAGAGAATCAACCTCAAACCCATTTTGCATGAAGGATTCAAGACCTTTGGCATTGTCAAGCCTTCTGCTGCCCCACACCTACAGACATTTGACCCCTGTTTTTACAAAGATCTCATGGTAGTTCACAGTCTGAAAGTTGCTGAGATCTGGCTAATGTGGAACCTGCTCCACAGCCCACATCTTTCCTGTACTCAGAAGAAGCAAGTGAAGAAGCCTTTccaatggaaaaagaaagctcaAATAACACAGGCAACACCGCTCAGATAATGCAGGCAGACTGCAGCAAAAACGCATAGTAAACCAGCTGAGAAAGGGAACCTGGAAATGTTGCAACCAAATGAGCCGACTTTAGAAGTATTTTAGCACAT
This genomic window from Haliaeetus albicilla chromosome 10, bHalAlb1.1, whole genome shotgun sequence contains:
- the B3GNT9 gene encoding UDP-GlcNAc:betaGal beta-1,3-N-acetylglucosaminyltransferase 9 isoform X2, encoding MSNANYIQMCLLGSLLLRRYRGDTGSALSNGIWTLVPGSSNTAFNSPRNTAETMRVRLKGDAICTLFLLVALCSLLYSQLEHLVPVGNKEPTQKKPSVTPKILSDPRAPWRLMPAEATVPRPQVTPIVRRTEVANDRVQTTTPSPLTDSAFNFKRYLLDKDNRNFNLLINQPKKCRKTPGGPFLLIVIKSVVEDFDRREIVRKTWGREGLVNGEQIQRVFLLGTPKNRTVLATWETLIHQESQTYRDILLWDFMDTFFNLTLKEIHFLNWAAEFCHNVKFIFKGDADVFVNVENIVDFLERHDPTEDLFVGDIIYNARPIRVRKSKYYIPETMYGLSIYPAYAGGGGFLLSSRTMRKLSRACREVELFPIDDVFLGMCLQRINLKPILHEGFKTFGIVKPSAAPHLQTFDPCFYKDLMVVHSLKVAEIWLMWNLLHSPHLSCTQKKQVKKPFQWKKKAQITQATPLR
- the B3GNT9 gene encoding UDP-GlcNAc:betaGal beta-1,3-N-acetylglucosaminyltransferase 9 isoform X1 → MRVRLKGDAICTLFLLVALCSLLYSQLEHLVPVGNKEPTQKKPSVTPKILSDPRAPWRLMPAEATVPRPQVTPIVRRTEVANDRVQTTTPSPLTDSAFNFKRYLLDKDNRNFNLLINQPKKCRKTPGGPFLLIVIKSVVEDFDRREIVRKTWGREGLVNGEQIQRVFLLGTPKNRTVLATWETLIHQESQTYRDILLWDFMDTFFNLTLKEIHFLNWAAEFCHNVKFIFKGDADVFVNVENIVDFLERHDPTEDLFVGDIIYNARPIRVRKSKYYIPETMYGLSIYPAYAGGGGFLLSSRTMRKLSRACREVELFPIDDVFLGMCLQRINLKPILHEGFKTFGIVKPSAAPHLQTFDPCFYKDLMVVHSLKVAEIWLMWNLLHSPHLSCTQKKQVKKPFQWKKKAQITQATPLR